From the Deinococcus hopiensis KR-140 genome, one window contains:
- a CDS encoding ATP-binding protein yields MVSNSQRSTLLRTLGIAVVGFCLPLLWPGVFANLFSTHQFEIDRHDSGWPAALMVLHVGSDLLIGISYAAISSVLAYIVYRNRSALPFDWVVLAFGLFIVACGLTHLMHVLVRFTPVFWFDGYIRALTAIVSVATALALPPLIPRVSALIQAERRLRDHQVQLEETNAALASSVARSEFLAGLSDALQTARDPRDVAELALTQLGPVLNADQITAIRIHEGRGKLWSSWGEVHPTALQLLSGEGSPIEQMTMVRRAVETGEVQATGNYGDIPGAVRIAGRPISALVEPIHEVGGRVIGTLNFIRAAGKPWQPDELELTRRAAATISLALERTQSAQALQESEAQLKEAMRHAPLGEVVVGPDRRVERVNPAASRILERREEDLTGLTLEELLGSGGWPSEPGHHPLPSDPTKTDWEQRYSRPDGTDVWLQIHASPIEGASEPAQTLIVQFQDSTEKHLAHLELQQLSRQLERSNHDLQQFASVASHDLQEPVRKILAFGSRLQESDQERLSEGGRRSLERMLAAAERMQQLIRDLLALSSVSTSERDFQPVALGKVLELVIEDLDERLTRTGGQVEFSSLPTIPADPSQIRQLLQNLVGNALKYHREGVPPRVHVSASPSESGTARLLIQDNGIGFDPRYAERIFQPFQRLHGRAQYEGTGIGLAICRRIVERHGGTLTATSTEGVGTTFALTLLSEDGSETNL; encoded by the coding sequence ATGGTTTCGAATTCTCAGCGTTCAACACTGCTGCGGACCCTGGGCATCGCGGTCGTGGGCTTCTGCCTGCCGCTGCTCTGGCCTGGCGTCTTCGCCAATTTGTTCAGCACCCATCAATTTGAGATTGATCGGCATGATTCGGGATGGCCTGCTGCGCTGATGGTCTTACACGTCGGGTCCGATCTCCTGATTGGTATCTCCTACGCTGCCATTTCCAGTGTGCTGGCCTACATCGTTTACCGCAACCGGTCTGCGCTGCCCTTTGACTGGGTGGTCCTGGCCTTTGGCCTCTTCATCGTTGCGTGCGGTCTCACCCACCTGATGCACGTCCTGGTCCGCTTCACACCGGTGTTCTGGTTCGACGGATACATCCGCGCCCTGACGGCTATCGTCAGCGTAGCGACCGCTCTCGCGCTGCCCCCTCTGATTCCGAGGGTTTCCGCTCTCATTCAGGCCGAGCGGCGACTCAGGGATCATCAGGTTCAATTGGAAGAGACCAACGCAGCGCTCGCCTCCTCCGTTGCGCGGTCAGAGTTTCTGGCTGGCCTGAGCGACGCACTCCAAACCGCCCGTGATCCCCGTGATGTCGCCGAACTTGCCCTGACTCAACTGGGGCCGGTGCTTAACGCCGACCAGATCACGGCTATCCGAATTCACGAAGGGAGGGGGAAACTGTGGAGTTCATGGGGCGAAGTCCATCCCACCGCGCTGCAGCTCCTTTCGGGTGAAGGCTCACCCATTGAGCAAATGACCATGGTGAGGCGCGCGGTCGAGACGGGAGAGGTGCAGGCCACCGGGAACTACGGTGACATACCGGGAGCGGTCAGGATTGCTGGCCGGCCGATCTCTGCGCTGGTTGAACCCATTCACGAGGTGGGAGGCCGCGTGATCGGCACCCTCAACTTCATCCGTGCAGCGGGGAAACCCTGGCAGCCGGACGAACTGGAGTTGACCCGCCGCGCCGCGGCAACCATCAGCCTCGCGCTGGAACGCACGCAGAGTGCACAGGCCCTCCAGGAGAGCGAGGCCCAACTCAAAGAGGCGATGCGGCACGCTCCCCTGGGCGAAGTGGTCGTTGGGCCGGACCGCCGGGTGGAACGCGTGAATCCCGCAGCCAGCCGGATTCTGGAGCGGCGTGAAGAGGACCTGACAGGCCTCACGCTCGAAGAACTCCTCGGTTCAGGAGGCTGGCCTTCTGAGCCAGGCCATCATCCTCTCCCGAGTGACCCGACCAAGACGGACTGGGAACAGCGTTACAGCCGTCCAGATGGCACTGACGTGTGGTTGCAGATTCACGCCTCACCCATTGAAGGGGCAAGCGAACCCGCACAGACGCTGATTGTGCAGTTCCAGGACAGCACCGAGAAGCACCTGGCCCACCTGGAACTGCAACAGCTCTCCAGGCAGCTGGAACGCAGCAACCATGACCTTCAGCAGTTCGCCTCGGTCGCGTCTCACGACCTTCAGGAACCTGTACGGAAAATCCTGGCGTTCGGGAGTCGCTTGCAGGAATCCGATCAGGAGCGGCTGAGCGAAGGGGGGCGCCGCTCGCTGGAACGCATGCTCGCCGCAGCGGAACGGATGCAGCAGCTAATTCGTGATCTGCTGGCCCTGTCGAGCGTGTCAACCAGCGAACGGGACTTCCAACCGGTCGCACTTGGAAAAGTTCTGGAACTGGTCATTGAGGATCTGGATGAACGGTTGACTCGCACAGGCGGACAGGTGGAGTTTTCCTCCCTTCCGACCATTCCAGCAGACCCTTCCCAAATTCGTCAGCTTCTTCAAAACTTGGTGGGCAACGCCCTGAAGTACCACCGAGAAGGGGTACCGCCCCGCGTCCACGTTTCGGCGTCGCCTTCTGAGTCTGGGACCGCGCGCCTGCTTATTCAGGACAATGGCATTGGATTTGATCCCAGGTATGCAGAGAGGATCTTTCAACCGTTCCAGCGCCTGCATGGCCGGGCTCAGTACGAAGGAACCGGGATTGGGCTGGCGATCTGCCGGCGGATCGTGGAGCGGCACGGCGGTACGTTGACCGCCACCAGTACAGAAGGGGTAGGCACCACCTTCGCCCTGACCCTCCTTTCAGAAGATGGGTCTGAGACCAACCTTTGA
- a CDS encoding macrolide family glycosyltransferase has translation MSTAVVFTLSALGHVHPTLPIVAELVQRGHRAVYYCGEEVREKIEATGAEFRPIPWDFKSITRAQQPRLSAYALEQARCAEALLPQLLAEVEALAPACVLVDFMCFWGRIVARTLQLPMVNISSGFALGQGVLPPRPVLMALDLSRAPLAGGREVVALRRLTQRLSNRYRVDPMRTQFDLLSMDGDDVLVCTARAFQPRAEHFPDRFHFIGPSFAPRSGEGERTLPPLDGRPLVYISLGTVFNQKLDFFRHCVEAFADGKYQVILSVGQSTDPAVLGPLPPHVHAASYVAQLEVLARTAVFVSHAGMNSVSEAIFREVPVVAVPQAADQFTIAQRVAELGIGRNLLPFQRSAKQLRAAVDALVEDADTRTRLHALREAFERAGGPTRAAEMIEARMA, from the coding sequence GTGAGCACCGCCGTCGTCTTTACCCTCTCCGCCCTGGGGCACGTCCACCCCACGCTGCCCATCGTCGCCGAGCTTGTCCAACGCGGGCACCGCGCCGTGTACTACTGCGGAGAGGAGGTCCGTGAAAAGATTGAAGCCACGGGAGCGGAGTTTCGGCCCATTCCCTGGGACTTCAAATCCATTACGCGCGCACAGCAACCCCGACTCAGCGCTTATGCGCTCGAGCAGGCCCGTTGTGCCGAAGCCCTGCTTCCCCAGCTTCTGGCCGAGGTGGAGGCGCTTGCGCCCGCTTGCGTCCTCGTCGACTTCATGTGTTTCTGGGGCCGTATTGTCGCGCGGACGCTCCAGTTGCCCATGGTGAACATCAGCAGCGGCTTTGCCCTCGGTCAGGGTGTGCTGCCCCCCAGACCCGTGCTCATGGCGCTTGACCTCAGTCGTGCTCCCCTGGCGGGTGGGCGGGAGGTGGTGGCGTTGCGCCGCCTCACCCAGCGGCTCTCGAACCGCTACCGCGTGGATCCCATGCGAACCCAGTTCGACCTCCTCTCCATGGACGGCGACGACGTGCTGGTTTGTACGGCCCGGGCCTTCCAACCCCGTGCAGAGCACTTCCCTGACCGTTTCCATTTCATTGGACCGTCCTTCGCACCCCGATCAGGTGAAGGTGAACGCACCTTGCCTCCACTGGACGGGCGACCGCTGGTCTACATTTCACTCGGCACGGTGTTCAACCAGAAGCTCGACTTCTTTCGCCACTGCGTGGAGGCCTTCGCCGACGGCAAGTACCAGGTGATTCTTTCGGTTGGGCAGAGCACAGATCCGGCCGTGCTTGGGCCCTTGCCGCCACACGTCCACGCCGCTTCGTATGTGGCTCAGCTTGAGGTGCTCGCGCGAACGGCTGTTTTCGTCAGTCATGCGGGGATGAATAGCGTTTCCGAGGCGATCTTTCGGGAGGTTCCCGTGGTGGCCGTGCCGCAAGCGGCGGATCAGTTCACGATCGCTCAACGCGTGGCTGAGTTGGGGATCGGTCGGAACCTCCTGCCGTTCCAGCGCAGCGCCAAACAGTTGCGGGCAGCGGTGGATGCCCTGGTTGAGGACGCCGATACGCGGACACGCCTCCACGCACTGCGAGAGGCGTTTGAGCGGGCCGGGGGACCCACCCGTGCTGCAGAGATGATTGAAGCCCGGATGGCCTAG
- a CDS encoding HU family DNA-binding protein, translating into MEEASSAEVSVCRHDEKEPEKRRRSRSYCQHGGKIGKAQLVETVAEMTGLSKKQSDAAVEAMLESVIGGLRAGQNATLPGLGTLSVKATTARTGVRPGTSEKIQIPAGRKVSYKVASTLKGSING; encoded by the coding sequence ATGGAGGAGGCCTCGTCTGCAGAGGTATCCGTATGCAGGCATGACGAAAAAGAGCCCGAAAAACGCCGTCGCAGCCGCTCCTACTGCCAGCACGGGGGCAAGATCGGTAAAGCCCAACTCGTGGAGACGGTGGCCGAAATGACCGGCCTGAGCAAGAAGCAGAGCGACGCGGCCGTGGAAGCCATGCTGGAAAGCGTGATCGGCGGCCTACGCGCTGGTCAGAACGCGACACTGCCCGGCCTGGGGACCCTGAGCGTCAAGGCCACGACCGCGCGCACGGGCGTTCGGCCCGGTACCAGCGAGAAGATCCAGATCCCCGCCGGCAGGAAGGTCAGTTACAAGGTCGCCAGCACCCTGAAGGGCAGCATCAACGGCTGA
- a CDS encoding transposase: MKHPWSGQQSTWAPKEAPPRVVEVPKGFIVLKRRWVVERTFAWLGKSRRMARDDEALPETAENLVYEVMIRLMVRRLAKGPP, from the coding sequence GTGAAGCATCCGTGGTCAGGACAGCAGAGCACCTGGGCACCCAAAGAGGCACCTCCACGTGTCGTGGAGGTGCCTAAGGGTTTTATAGTGTTGAAACGGCGTTGGGTCGTGGAGCGGACCTTTGCCTGGCTGGGAAAATCCAGACGCATGGCCAGGGACGATGAAGCGCTGCCGGAGACAGCGGAGAACCTTGTCTACGAGGTGATGATCCGCTTGATGGTCCGCCGCTTGGCCAAGGGTCCACCCTGA
- a CDS encoding response regulator, with translation MLLVEDSPSDLALLHFAFQESGLQVDLHVVRDGEEALRFMRRQAPFDAGPTPDLILLDLNLPRLGGFDVLEALKADDRLRDIPVVVLSTSDADADIRRAYLLEAESYQVKPVTYSELLTFITYIDRFWETREPHSNGTSGFPSSRKDSDA, from the coding sequence GTGCTGCTGGTCGAGGACAGCCCTTCAGATTTGGCGTTGCTGCACTTTGCTTTTCAGGAGAGCGGTCTGCAGGTGGACCTGCATGTGGTACGCGATGGGGAAGAGGCACTCCGCTTTATGCGCCGTCAGGCACCCTTCGACGCTGGACCTACACCAGATCTCATTCTTCTGGACTTGAATCTTCCGCGCCTGGGAGGGTTCGACGTGCTGGAGGCCCTCAAGGCGGACGACCGTCTCCGTGACATTCCCGTTGTGGTTCTTTCCACCTCAGATGCCGACGCGGATATCAGACGCGCGTACCTTCTAGAGGCGGAGTCTTACCAGGTGAAGCCCGTAACGTACTCAGAGTTGCTCACGTTCATCACCTACATAGACCGCTTTTGGGAAACCCGTGAACCTCATTCCAATGGCACCTCTGGCTTCCCCTCTTCACGCAAGGATTCGGACGCATAA
- a CDS encoding HD domain-containing phosphohydrolase, producing MPPKHGETLSKTLPAYGPCTDPLRLWQLLNLQETLEGSLLGLGIALEARDLETSGHTVRVMQHSLQLGEALGLGVVTPSALKHGASLHDRGKLTIPDAVLLKPGRLDAAEWALMQTHARNGHEIASRIPTLPPLALDVVRHHHERWDGTGYPDRLAGTDIPLLARIFAVCDVYDALTSERPYKHAWSREAALKALYVQRGRQFDTDVVDTFLGIHTTDAASNDVT from the coding sequence ATTCCTCCAAAGCATGGTGAAACACTTTCAAAAACGCTTCCTGCTTATGGGCCGTGTACTGACCCCCTGCGACTGTGGCAACTCCTCAATCTCCAGGAGACGCTGGAGGGTAGCCTGCTGGGTCTCGGCATCGCCCTGGAAGCCCGTGACCTGGAGACGTCTGGCCACACCGTCCGGGTCATGCAACACAGCCTGCAGCTTGGAGAAGCCCTGGGCCTGGGCGTCGTGACGCCCAGTGCACTGAAGCACGGCGCGAGTCTGCATGACCGCGGAAAGCTCACCATCCCAGACGCAGTCCTCCTCAAGCCAGGCCGCTTGGATGCTGCTGAGTGGGCCCTGATGCAAACCCACGCGCGCAACGGTCACGAAATCGCTTCACGGATTCCAACGCTCCCGCCCTTAGCCCTGGATGTGGTTCGGCACCACCACGAGCGCTGGGACGGCACCGGATATCCGGACCGCCTGGCAGGGACCGATATCCCCTTGCTGGCACGAATTTTCGCGGTGTGTGACGTCTATGACGCCCTGACGAGCGAACGGCCCTACAAGCACGCCTGGTCACGCGAGGCGGCGCTGAAGGCGTTGTACGTTCAGCGTGGACGGCAATTTGATACGGACGTCGTCGACACCTTTCTCGGCATCCATACTACAGATGCAGCTTCCAACGACGTGACTTGA
- a CDS encoding roadblock/LC7 domain-containing protein, translating to MTAPLSKQDRLNASLTTLRTSMPELRGALVATVDGLPIAKSMSDGTDANRVAAMAATALGLGKRINDTLGSGELTDMSVSGMGGQVYIYAAGNKGVLAVVTPPGMNLGLLHMEARDTAQAVASIL from the coding sequence ATGACTGCTCCCCTCTCCAAGCAAGACCGCCTGAACGCCTCCCTCACCACCCTGCGCACCTCCATGCCCGAACTGCGTGGTGCCCTTGTCGCAACGGTCGATGGCCTCCCCATCGCCAAATCCATGAGTGACGGCACCGACGCCAACCGTGTGGCCGCCATGGCCGCCACCGCCCTGGGTCTGGGCAAGCGCATCAACGATACGCTCGGCTCGGGCGAACTGACCGACATGAGCGTGTCGGGCATGGGTGGTCAGGTGTACATCTACGCAGCGGGCAACAAGGGCGTGCTGGCCGTCGTGACGCCCCCTGGCATGAACCTGGGCCTCCTGCATATGGAAGCCCGCGACACCGCTCAGGCCGTTGCTTCCATCCTGTAA
- a CDS encoding GTP-binding protein — protein MPGDPAFHAPLKLVVSGPVGAGKTTFVQTLSQTPVVATEAEASEDIGKRNTTVAFDFGTLNLGGHELHLYGTPGQDRFSFMWEVLCEGALGLVLLVAGDRPQDFLAARNILEFITSRIPVPFLVGVTHQDQPRVWQPEDVALYFGLPEHQAVGINATDLQQSQLLLTRLLELTLASPSVLNPAAAFERNPT, from the coding sequence ATGCCCGGCGATCCTGCCTTCCACGCTCCACTGAAGCTCGTTGTTTCGGGTCCGGTGGGTGCGGGCAAGACGACCTTCGTCCAGACCCTTTCGCAAACCCCGGTGGTTGCCACTGAAGCAGAGGCGAGCGAGGACATTGGCAAGCGCAACACCACCGTCGCCTTCGACTTCGGCACCTTGAATCTTGGCGGGCACGAACTTCACCTGTACGGCACGCCGGGCCAGGACCGCTTTAGCTTTATGTGGGAAGTGCTGTGCGAGGGCGCTCTTGGCCTGGTGCTGCTCGTGGCTGGAGACCGGCCGCAAGACTTTTTGGCTGCCCGCAATATCCTTGAATTCATCACCAGCCGTATCCCAGTGCCTTTTCTCGTCGGGGTAACCCACCAAGACCAGCCCCGCGTATGGCAACCCGAAGACGTAGCGCTGTACTTCGGCCTTCCCGAGCACCAGGCCGTGGGCATAAACGCTACCGATCTGCAACAGTCTCAGTTGCTCCTGACCCGCCTCCTCGAACTGACCCTCGCCTCTCCCTCTGTGCTCAACCCAGCTGCCGCCTTCGAAAGGAACCCAACATGA